One Kineococcus radiotolerans SRS30216 = ATCC BAA-149 DNA window includes the following coding sequences:
- the whiA gene encoding DNA-binding protein WhiA yields MAMTAAVKDELSRLPVTTTAARKAEVSVMLRFAGGLHIVSGRIVIEAELDSASIARRLRRDIADVFGHPSDLLVVQAGGLRRATRYVLRVARDGESLARQTGLLDGRGRPVRGLPSHIVSSSAQIAEAAWRGAFLARGSLTEPGRSAALEVTCPGPEAALALVGAARRLELSAKAREVRGVDRVVLRDGDAISALLTRLGAHDAMMTWEERRMRREVRATANRLANFDDANLRRSARAAVAAGARVERALELLGDDIPDHLLQAGRLRLEHKQASLEELGQLADPPMTKDAIAGRIRRLLGMADKKAIELGIPGTESGLTADMLDA; encoded by the coding sequence ATGGCGATGACGGCAGCGGTCAAGGACGAGCTGAGCCGGTTGCCGGTGACGACGACGGCGGCGCGCAAGGCCGAGGTGTCGGTCATGCTGCGCTTCGCCGGCGGGCTGCACATCGTCTCGGGGCGGATCGTCATCGAGGCGGAGCTGGACTCCGCCTCCATCGCGCGCCGGCTGCGGCGCGACATCGCCGACGTGTTCGGCCACCCCAGCGACCTGCTCGTCGTCCAGGCCGGGGGCCTGCGCCGCGCCACCCGCTACGTCCTGCGGGTGGCGCGCGACGGGGAGTCGCTGGCCCGCCAGACGGGTCTGCTCGACGGCCGCGGGCGCCCGGTGCGGGGCCTGCCCTCCCACATCGTCTCCAGCTCCGCCCAGATCGCCGAGGCCGCCTGGCGCGGGGCGTTCCTGGCCCGCGGCTCGCTCACCGAACCGGGCCGCTCCGCCGCCCTGGAGGTCACCTGCCCCGGCCCGGAGGCCGCGCTCGCCCTGGTGGGCGCCGCGCGCCGCCTGGAGCTGTCGGCCAAGGCGCGCGAGGTGCGGGGGGTGGACCGGGTCGTGCTGCGCGACGGCGACGCCATCAGCGCGCTGCTCACCCGCCTGGGCGCCCACGACGCGATGATGACGTGGGAGGAGCGCCGCATGCGGCGCGAGGTCCGCGCCACCGCCAACCGCCTCGCGAACTTCGACGACGCCAACCTGCGCCGCTCCGCGCGGGCCGCGGTGGCCGCCGGGGCCCGCGTGGAGCGGGCCCTGGAGCTGCTCGGCGACGACATCCCCGACCACCTGCTGCAGGCCGGGCGGCTGCGGCTGGAGCACAAGCAGGCCAGCCTCGAGGAGCTGGGGCAGCTGGCCGACCCGCCCATGACCAAGGACGCCATCGCGGGACGGATCCGGCGGCTGCTGGGGATGGCGGACAAGAAGGCCATCGAGCTGGGCATCCCCGGCACCGAGTCCGGCCTGACCGCGGACATGCTCGACGCCTGA
- the gap gene encoding type I glyceraldehyde-3-phosphate dehydrogenase: MTTRVGINGFGRIGRNFFRAALAQNADFEIVAVNDLTDAKALAHLLKHDSILGKLAEDVRVEGDSIVVGSRTIKVLADRDPANLGWGDLGVDVVVESTGFFTDGEKAKAHLTAGAKKVVVSAPATNDDVTVVMGVNDSDYDGSKHAIISNASCTTNCLAPLAKVLDDAFGIERGLMTTVHAYTADQNLQDGPHKDLRRARAAALNIVPTSTGAAKAIGLVLPQLKGKLDGYALRVPVPTGSATDLTVTVGREVTVDEVNAAYRAAADGPLKGYLTYSDEPLVSSDIVTDPSSCIYDSGLTKVIGNQVKVVGWYDNEWGYSNRLVDLVTLVGASL, encoded by the coding sequence ATGACCACACGGGTCGGCATCAACGGATTCGGTCGCATCGGCCGCAACTTCTTCCGCGCGGCACTCGCGCAGAACGCGGACTTCGAGATCGTCGCGGTCAACGACCTCACCGACGCGAAGGCCCTGGCCCACCTGCTCAAGCACGACTCCATCCTCGGCAAGCTCGCCGAGGACGTGCGGGTCGAGGGCGACTCCATCGTCGTCGGCTCGAGGACCATCAAGGTCCTCGCCGACCGCGACCCCGCCAACCTCGGCTGGGGCGACCTGGGCGTCGACGTCGTCGTGGAGTCCACCGGGTTCTTCACCGACGGGGAGAAGGCCAAGGCCCACCTCACCGCCGGCGCCAAGAAGGTCGTCGTCTCCGCCCCGGCCACCAACGACGACGTCACCGTCGTCATGGGCGTCAACGACTCCGACTACGACGGCTCGAAGCACGCGATCATCTCCAACGCGTCGTGCACCACGAACTGCCTGGCCCCGCTGGCCAAGGTCCTCGACGACGCCTTCGGCATCGAGCGCGGCCTCATGACCACCGTGCACGCCTACACCGCCGACCAGAACCTCCAGGACGGCCCGCACAAGGACCTGCGTCGCGCCCGCGCCGCGGCCCTGAACATCGTGCCGACCTCCACCGGCGCGGCGAAGGCCATCGGCCTGGTCCTGCCGCAGCTGAAGGGCAAGCTCGACGGCTACGCGCTGCGCGTCCCGGTCCCGACGGGCTCGGCCACCGACCTCACCGTCACCGTGGGCCGCGAGGTCACCGTGGACGAGGTCAACGCCGCCTACCGCGCCGCCGCCGACGGCCCCCTCAAGGGCTACCTGACGTACTCGGACGAGCCGCTGGTCTCCTCCGACATCGTCACCGACCCCTCGTCGTGCATCTACGACTCGGGCCTGACCAAGGTCATCGGCAACCAGGTCAAGGTCGTCGGCTGGTACGACAACGAGTGGGGCTACTCCAACCGCCTCGTCGACCTCGTCACCCTCGTCGGCGCGTCCCTCTGA
- a CDS encoding phosphoglycerate kinase — MKTLDDLETQLGGFAGRRVLVRSDLNVPLDHDRRDGAGQPVITDDGRLRASVPTLRRLLDAGARVVVTAHLGRPKGAPEAKYSLAPVHARLAELLPGVEVGFCPVTVGAQATAAVDALADGELLLLENIRFNAGETSKDDEEREAFADELAALADAFVSDGFGAVHRKHASVYDVALRLPHAAGGLVATEVEVLQRLTAHPERPYAVVLGGSKVSDKLGVIDNLLGSLLGEGDRLLVGGGMVFTFLKAQGYEVGKSLLETDQLDRVAGYVRTAREKGVELVLPTDVVAATAFAADAEHDVVAVDAIPADRLGLDIGPDSGAAFAARLADARTVFWNGPMGVFEMEPYSHGTRAVAQALVDGGAFSVVGGGDSAAAVRTLGFADERFGHISTGGGASLEYLEGKHLPGLDVLS; from the coding sequence GTGAAGACCCTCGACGACCTCGAGACCCAGCTCGGCGGCTTCGCCGGCCGGCGCGTCCTGGTCCGCAGCGACCTGAACGTCCCCCTCGACCACGACCGGCGCGACGGGGCCGGGCAGCCCGTCATCACCGACGACGGCCGCCTGCGCGCCTCCGTCCCCACCCTGCGCCGCCTGCTCGACGCCGGCGCCCGGGTCGTGGTGACCGCGCACCTGGGCCGCCCGAAGGGCGCCCCGGAGGCGAAGTACTCCCTGGCGCCGGTGCACGCCCGCCTCGCGGAGCTGCTGCCGGGCGTCGAGGTCGGCTTCTGCCCGGTCACGGTGGGGGCGCAGGCCACGGCCGCGGTCGACGCCCTGGCCGACGGTGAGCTGCTGCTGCTGGAGAACATCCGGTTCAACGCGGGGGAGACCAGCAAGGACGACGAGGAGCGCGAGGCCTTCGCCGACGAGCTCGCCGCCCTCGCCGACGCCTTCGTCTCCGACGGGTTCGGCGCCGTGCACCGCAAGCACGCCAGCGTCTACGACGTCGCGCTCCGCCTGCCGCACGCCGCGGGGGGCCTGGTGGCGACCGAGGTCGAGGTCCTGCAGCGGCTGACGGCGCACCCGGAGCGCCCCTACGCGGTCGTCCTGGGCGGGTCGAAGGTCTCGGACAAGCTCGGGGTCATCGACAACCTCCTCGGTTCGCTGCTGGGCGAGGGGGACCGCCTCCTCGTGGGCGGCGGGATGGTGTTCACCTTCCTCAAGGCCCAGGGGTACGAGGTCGGGAAGTCGCTGCTGGAGACCGACCAGCTGGACCGCGTCGCCGGCTACGTGCGCACCGCCCGGGAGAAGGGCGTCGAGCTCGTCCTGCCCACCGACGTCGTCGCGGCCACCGCCTTCGCCGCCGACGCCGAGCACGACGTCGTCGCCGTGGACGCGATCCCCGCCGACCGCCTCGGCCTGGACATCGGGCCGGACTCCGGGGCCGCCTTCGCCGCCCGCCTCGCCGACGCCCGCACGGTGTTCTGGAACGGGCCGATGGGCGTGTTCGAGATGGAGCCCTACTCCCACGGCACCCGGGCCGTCGCCCAGGCCCTGGTGGACGGGGGCGCCTTCAGCGTGGTCGGCGGCGGGGACTCCGCCGCCGCGGTGCGCACCCTCGGCTTCGCCGACGAGCGGTTCGGGCACATCTCCACCGGGGGCGGGGCGAGCCTGGAGTACCTGGAGGGCAAGCACCTCCCCGGCCTCGACGTCCTGAGCTGA
- the tpiA gene encoding triose-phosphate isomerase produces the protein MSRTPLIAGNWKMVLDHQQGTLLVQKLDWTLKDAKHDYSAVEVAVLPSHTSLRTVQTLIEGDKLSIALGAQDVSEHDSGAYTGEVSAAMLAKLGVTYVAVGHSERRQYHGETDATVRAKAAKALAAGLTPIVCVGEALEIRKAEQHVEFTVGQVTQALTGLTAEQAAGLVLAYEPVWAIGTGEVATPEDAQEVCAALREAVAELFDRATADAVRVLYGGSVKPASIAAIMRQPDVDGALVGGASTDAGDFAAIVRFRDHPA, from the coding sequence ATGTCCCGCACCCCGCTGATCGCCGGGAACTGGAAGATGGTCCTGGACCACCAGCAGGGCACCCTGCTGGTGCAGAAGCTGGACTGGACCCTGAAGGACGCCAAGCACGACTACTCCGCCGTCGAGGTCGCGGTGCTGCCCTCGCACACCAGCCTGCGCACGGTGCAGACCCTCATCGAGGGCGACAAGCTGTCGATCGCGCTCGGCGCGCAGGACGTCTCCGAGCACGACTCCGGCGCCTACACCGGCGAGGTGTCGGCGGCGATGCTGGCCAAGCTGGGCGTCACCTACGTCGCCGTGGGGCACTCCGAGCGCCGTCAGTACCACGGCGAGACGGACGCGACGGTGCGCGCGAAGGCGGCCAAGGCGCTGGCCGCGGGGCTGACCCCCATCGTCTGCGTCGGCGAGGCGCTGGAGATCCGCAAGGCCGAGCAGCACGTGGAGTTCACGGTCGGGCAGGTCACCCAGGCCCTCACCGGTCTCACCGCGGAGCAGGCCGCCGGCCTGGTGCTGGCCTACGAGCCGGTCTGGGCCATCGGCACCGGCGAGGTCGCGACCCCCGAGGACGCCCAGGAGGTCTGCGCCGCGCTGCGCGAGGCCGTGGCCGAGCTGTTCGACCGGGCGACCGCCGACGCGGTCCGCGTCCTCTACGGCGGCAGCGTGAAACCGGCCAGCATCGCCGCCATCATGCGCCAGCCCGACGTCGACGGGGCCCTCGTCGGCGGCGCCAGCACGGACGCCGGCGACTTCGCCGCGATCGTCCGCTTCCGCGACCATCCTGCCTGA
- the secG gene encoding preprotein translocase subunit SecG, whose amino-acid sequence MSVLRIVLQVILGISSLLLTLLILLHKGKGGGLSDMFGGGVTTSLSGSSMAERNLNRFTVGLGLIWFATVVLLGLVERFTNEF is encoded by the coding sequence GTGAGCGTGCTCCGCATCGTGCTGCAGGTGATCCTGGGGATCTCCAGCCTCCTCCTGACGCTGTTGATCCTCCTGCACAAGGGCAAGGGTGGTGGGCTCTCGGACATGTTCGGCGGCGGGGTGACCACGAGCCTGTCGGGTTCGAGCATGGCCGAGCGGAACCTCAACCGCTTCACCGTGGGCCTGGGACTGATCTGGTTCGCCACGGTCGTCCTGCTCGGGCTCGTCGAGCGGTTCACCAACGAGTTCTGA
- a CDS encoding RNA polymerase-binding protein RbpA, whose translation MAGGNAIRGSRVGAGPMGEAERGDTAPRIRISYWCANGHETKPSFAEESGVEPPETWDCPRCGFPAGTDRANPPAPPKNEPYKTHLAYVKERRSDADGEAILNEALDSLRARGLIR comes from the coding sequence GTGGCAGGTGGCAACGCCATCCGGGGAAGCAGGGTCGGCGCAGGCCCCATGGGCGAGGCGGAACGGGGGGACACCGCACCCCGCATCCGCATCTCCTACTGGTGCGCCAACGGGCACGAGACGAAGCCCAGCTTCGCCGAGGAGTCCGGGGTCGAGCCCCCCGAGACGTGGGACTGCCCCCGGTGCGGCTTCCCCGCTGGCACCGACCGGGCCAACCCGCCGGCCCCGCCGAAGAACGAGCCCTACAAGACGCACCTGGCCTACGTGAAGGAACGTCGTTCCGACGCCGACGGCGAGGCCATCCTCAACGAGGCCCTGGACTCCCTGCGGGCGCGCGGGCTCATCCGCTGA
- the pgl gene encoding 6-phosphogluconolactonase: MTRSGVLVVRHTSPEVLAAATAGRLLSAVADAQAARGIAHVSLTGGTIGGKTLAAVASSPARDAVDWTRVHLWWSDERFLPAGDPERNATQAADALLDALPLDPSTVHLPPASDGADGDDLDAAAARYAAELLAFGEGAEVPAFDVLLLGMGPDGHVASLFPHHPGLARDDSSVVGVRESPKPPPLRVSFTFGAIARARQVWLVASGAEKAAAVARGVAAGDVAETPAAGVFGTERTLWLVDEAAAADL; this comes from the coding sequence GTGACGCGCTCCGGGGTCCTCGTCGTCCGGCACACCTCCCCGGAGGTGCTCGCCGCGGCGACGGCCGGACGGCTGCTGAGCGCCGTCGCCGACGCGCAGGCCGCCCGGGGGATCGCCCACGTCTCCCTGACCGGGGGGACCATCGGCGGGAAGACCCTCGCCGCGGTCGCCTCCTCTCCCGCCCGGGACGCGGTGGACTGGACGCGGGTCCACCTGTGGTGGTCCGACGAGCGGTTCCTGCCCGCCGGTGACCCCGAGCGCAACGCGACCCAGGCCGCGGACGCGCTGCTCGACGCCCTGCCGCTGGACCCGTCGACGGTGCACCTGCCGCCGGCCAGCGACGGCGCCGACGGCGACGACCTCGACGCCGCCGCGGCCCGCTACGCCGCGGAACTGCTGGCCTTCGGGGAGGGCGCGGAAGTGCCCGCCTTCGACGTCCTGCTGCTGGGCATGGGGCCCGACGGCCACGTCGCGTCGCTGTTCCCCCACCACCCGGGGCTGGCCCGCGACGACTCCAGCGTCGTGGGGGTGCGGGAGTCCCCGAAGCCGCCGCCGCTGCGGGTGTCCTTCACCTTCGGCGCCATCGCCCGCGCCCGCCAGGTGTGGCTGGTGGCCTCGGGGGCCGAGAAGGCCGCCGCGGTCGCTCGCGGGGTCGCCGCCGGCGACGTGGCGGAGACCCCGGCGGCCGGGGTGTTCGGCACCGAGCGCACCTTGTGGCTGGTCGACGAGGCGGCGGCGGCCGACCTCTGA
- the opcA gene encoding glucose-6-phosphate dehydrogenase assembly protein OpcA: MIIDLPSTSTSAINKALVDLRETGGAVALGRVLTLVVITDDAHAEDAISAANEASREHPCRVLVLARGNKRGAARLDAQIRVGGDAGASEVVVLRAYGPLVEHAETTIVSLLLPDAPIVAYWPGVAPDDLRTDPVGAIAQRRITDSAEARDPAKTLEIRRATYRAGDTDLAWTRLTNWRALLAAALDQPPYEPVTSITVGGAPDSPSTELLAAWLAAKLKAPVVRARTKRGTGVHSVRLERKSGAVELIRPDQNVATLTQPGQPDRRLTLARRPTKDCLSEELRRLDPDEVYGEVLAEGLPQVNKKVMSVRDAQSAGKLSAPAAAAERQAAAEQRSARVSRSMKGAPPEPERSGGMTLAAPVSPGPTGTDEVEAAAAKTPARKAATRKSTAKKASPRKRAAEGTTA, translated from the coding sequence GTGATCATCGACCTGCCCAGCACGTCCACCAGCGCCATCAACAAGGCGCTGGTCGACCTGCGCGAGACCGGCGGGGCCGTGGCGCTCGGCCGCGTCCTCACCCTCGTCGTCATCACCGACGACGCCCACGCCGAGGACGCCATCTCCGCGGCCAACGAGGCCAGCCGCGAGCACCCCTGCCGGGTGCTCGTCCTGGCCCGGGGGAACAAGCGCGGCGCGGCGCGCCTCGACGCGCAGATCCGCGTCGGCGGTGACGCCGGGGCCAGCGAGGTCGTGGTGCTGCGCGCCTACGGCCCCCTCGTCGAGCACGCCGAGACGACCATCGTCTCCCTGCTGCTGCCCGACGCCCCGATCGTGGCGTACTGGCCAGGGGTCGCCCCGGACGACCTGCGCACCGACCCCGTCGGGGCCATCGCGCAGCGCCGCATCACCGACTCCGCCGAGGCCCGCGACCCGGCGAAGACGTTGGAGATCCGGCGGGCGACGTACCGCGCCGGCGACACCGACCTGGCCTGGACCCGCCTGACGAACTGGCGGGCCCTGCTGGCGGCGGCCCTGGACCAGCCCCCCTACGAACCGGTCACCTCCATCACCGTGGGCGGGGCCCCGGACAGCCCCAGCACCGAGCTGCTCGCGGCGTGGCTCGCGGCCAAGCTCAAGGCACCGGTCGTGCGGGCCCGGACCAAGCGCGGGACGGGTGTCCACAGCGTCCGGCTGGAGCGGAAGTCGGGTGCGGTGGAGCTCATCCGCCCCGACCAGAACGTCGCGACGCTGACCCAGCCGGGTCAGCCGGACCGGCGCCTGACCCTGGCCCGCCGGCCCACCAAGGACTGCCTGTCCGAGGAGCTGCGCCGGCTCGACCCCGACGAGGTCTACGGCGAGGTCCTCGCCGAGGGCCTGCCGCAGGTCAACAAGAAGGTCATGTCCGTGCGCGACGCGCAGAGCGCGGGGAAGCTGTCCGCACCGGCGGCGGCGGCCGAGCGGCAGGCCGCGGCCGAGCAGCGGTCGGCCCGCGTCTCGCGCAGCATGAAGGGCGCCCCGCCCGAGCCCGAGCGCAGCGGGGGCATGACCCTCGCCGCACCCGTGAGCCCCGGCCCGACCGGGACCGACGAGGTCGAGGCCGCGGCGGCGAAGACCCCCGCCAGGAAGGCGGCGACCCGGAAGTCGACGGCCAAGAAGGCGTCTCCGCGCAAGCGGGCGGCCGAGGGGACGACGGCGTGA
- the zwf gene encoding glucose-6-phosphate dehydrogenase, translated as MSPARVTPAENPLRDPRDRRLPRIAGPCGMVMFGVTGDLARKKLMPAIYDLANRGLLPPGFALTGFARRDWVDQDFGKIVYDSVRQHARTPFRESVWAQLAEGFRFVPGEFDDDEAFDQLAATVADLDRVRGTGGNHAFYMSIPPKFFPVVAKQLARSGLSAQHGDQWRRVVIEKPFGRDLKSARELNAVVEDVFPPDSVFRIDHYLGKETVQNILALRFANQMFEPLWNANHVDHVQITMAEDIGIGGRAGYYDGIGAARDVIQNHLLQLLALTAMEEPVSFEAADLRAEKAKVLSAVRPLKDLARSTARGQYASGWQGSEQVKGYLDEDGIPASSTTETFAAIELEIDTRRWAGVPFYLRAGKRLGRRVTEIAVVFKRAPHLPFELTATEELGQNALVIRVQPDEGITMRFGSKVPGTAMEVRDVTMDFGYGHAFTESSPEAYERLILDVLLGDPPLFPRHEEVELSWKILDPITAFWAKNGKPEPYASGTWGPPSAHAMLERTGRQWRRP; from the coding sequence GTGAGCCCCGCGCGGGTCACCCCGGCCGAGAACCCGCTGCGCGATCCGCGGGACCGGCGGCTCCCGCGGATCGCCGGGCCGTGCGGCATGGTGATGTTCGGCGTGACCGGGGACCTGGCGCGCAAGAAGCTCATGCCGGCCATCTACGACCTGGCCAACCGCGGGCTGCTCCCCCCGGGCTTCGCCCTGACGGGCTTCGCCCGCCGGGACTGGGTGGACCAGGACTTCGGCAAGATCGTCTACGACTCCGTGCGCCAGCACGCCCGCACCCCGTTCCGGGAGTCGGTCTGGGCCCAGCTGGCCGAGGGCTTCCGGTTCGTCCCCGGTGAGTTCGACGACGACGAGGCGTTCGACCAGCTCGCCGCCACCGTCGCCGACCTCGACCGGGTCCGCGGCACCGGCGGCAACCACGCGTTCTACATGTCGATCCCGCCGAAGTTCTTCCCCGTGGTGGCCAAGCAGCTCGCGCGCAGCGGGCTCAGCGCCCAGCACGGGGACCAGTGGCGCCGCGTCGTCATCGAGAAGCCCTTCGGCCGGGACCTGAAGTCGGCGCGCGAGCTCAACGCCGTCGTCGAGGACGTGTTCCCCCCGGACTCGGTGTTCCGCATCGACCACTACCTGGGCAAGGAGACGGTCCAGAACATCCTGGCGCTGCGCTTCGCCAACCAGATGTTCGAGCCGCTGTGGAACGCCAACCACGTGGACCACGTGCAGATCACCATGGCCGAGGACATCGGCATCGGTGGCCGCGCCGGCTACTACGACGGCATCGGCGCGGCGCGCGACGTCATCCAGAACCACCTGCTGCAGCTGCTGGCCCTGACCGCGATGGAGGAACCGGTCTCCTTCGAGGCCGCGGACCTGCGCGCGGAGAAGGCCAAGGTCCTCTCCGCGGTGCGGCCGCTGAAGGACCTCGCCCGGTCCACCGCCCGCGGGCAGTACGCCTCCGGGTGGCAGGGGTCCGAGCAGGTCAAGGGCTACCTCGACGAGGACGGCATCCCCGCCTCGTCGACGACCGAGACGTTCGCGGCCATCGAGCTGGAGATCGACACCCGCCGCTGGGCGGGGGTCCCGTTCTACCTGCGCGCCGGCAAGCGCCTGGGGCGGCGGGTCACCGAGATCGCCGTCGTGTTCAAGCGGGCCCCGCACCTGCCCTTCGAGCTGACCGCCACGGAGGAGCTGGGGCAGAACGCCCTGGTCATCCGCGTCCAGCCCGACGAGGGCATCACCATGCGGTTCGGTTCCAAGGTCCCCGGCACCGCGATGGAGGTGCGCGACGTGACCATGGACTTCGGCTACGGCCACGCCTTCACCGAGTCCAGCCCGGAGGCCTACGAGCGGCTGATCCTGGACGTCCTGCTGGGCGACCCGCCGCTGTTCCCCCGCCACGAGGAGGTGGAGCTGTCGTGGAAGATCCTCGACCCCATCACCGCCTTCTGGGCCAAGAACGGCAAGCCGGAGCCCTACGCGTCGGGCACCTGGGGTCCCCCGTCCGCGCACGCGATGCTCGAACGGACCGGCCGGCAGTGGCGGCGACCGTGA